In the genome of Xanthocytophaga agilis, the window TCATAGCCTGGCTTTCCAGTTGATCAGTTTGTAAATTGTTATAGGTGTTGTTGGCTGCAAATATGCTTTTGTATTGATTTAAAGATATATAATCATCTGGCAGGCTTTCCAGAGTAGTTTTGACTGCCAACCAGTTTTTTGAAAATCGACGAGTGAAAATATCATAACTTATACGTGGAATAAGTTTTTGAATTTGTTCCACTAATTCATCTATATCATCCCTGTTGGTACATTCCAACAACATGCCATCTACAATATTTAGATTATATTTTTGGGCTTCCTCGATAATATTTCCAATCACTACTTTTTTATTTAGATGAGATGGAATTGAATCAGATTTATTATAAATGCATAAAATAGGGCTTTTGTGTTCGGGATTGTGTCCATTGGCTGGTGTATAGCCAAAACTGGTAATAAAAGGTACCCAATAAGCCAGACCTATGTAGTCATCTTTTTGATTAATCTCCTTGTCATCAGGAGAGGTTACATACAAATACAATGAAGTACGTGAGCAAAAGAATTGTTGGATAACACGATGTGGACCTTGACCACCAAAATCCCAAATATTAAACTGAAAGAATATCTCAGATTTAGCCGATGAATTAGGCATTATTTGGTTTTGTATTTTCAAATTCCAAGGACTAATATCTAACAATATCGTTCGTTGCTGTTCTGGAGCACCATAAAAAGGCCAATTTCCATATCTTGCCAAATTTTCCCGAATGGTCGTTTTTCCAACTTCTCCATTACCTAATAATATTATTTTAGCTTCATAAAATTGTATTAGTTGCCCACTTTCAAAATAATCTTTAATAGCATGTAATCCCTGACTTATAATCTCAAGAGGTGGCGTATGAATAGGATTATTATCAAAATACAATATTTGTAATCTTGGCAGTGTATTGATAAAAGAGAGGTTGCTTATCCGATTATCACTCACATCTATATAAGTCAAATTTGATAGTTGGGGCAAGATTAGTTGGCTTAATTGATTATTGCTTATTTCTAAAGAAACCAGACTAGGTAACTCTGGCAAGGTTAAATGACTTAACTGATTATTGCTTATTTCTAAAGAAACCAGACTAGGTAACTCTGGCAAGGTTAAATGATTTAACTGATTATTGCTTATTTCTAAAGAAGCTAGATTAAGTAACTCTGGCAAGATTAATTGATTTAATTGGTTTCCACTCACATTTAAGGATGCTAACTTAGGGAGCTCTGATAAGACCAACCGAATTAGTAGATTTTCACTTACATTTAAAGACGTCAGACTCGGCAGCTTTGATAAGGCTAACTGTTCCAATCGATTATCACTCAGATCTAGGAAACTCAATTTAGGTAGTTCGGGTAGGATTAATTGCTCTAACTGGTTGGCGCTTACATTTAAAGATATCAAATTTTTTAGCTTTGATAAGATTAATTGATTTAATTGGTTTCCACTCACATTTAAGGATGCTAACTTAGGGAGCTCTGATAAGACCAACCGAATTAGTAGATTTTCACTTACATTTAAAGACGTCAGACTCGGCAGCTTTGGTAAGGCTAACTGACTCAAATGATTATCACTTAGATCTAGAGAGATCAATTTGGGTAGTTCGGGTAAGGTTAATTTGCGAAATTGGTTTCTGCTGATATTTAAAGAACTCAGTTTTGGTAGTTGGGGTAAGATTAATTTATCCAAATGGTTTGCGCTTAAATTTAAAGAAACCAGACTAGGTAACTCTGGTAAGATCAACCGATTTAACTTGTTATCACTAATATCCAAAGAAAATAATTTTGGTGTCTTTTCCAGAAAAGAAAGATCTTTTAAACGGTTTCCACAAACATTCAACGACCTTAGGTATGGTAATTCTGGTAGGACTAAATGGTTTAAATCTTTAAAACCTAGATCTAAAGTAGTTGATTTTTTTTCTTTTGCTTTTTGTATTTTTTCTTCAATAGAGAGATCCATATTTTCGAAAAATAGATGTATAACGCTTGTCTCTAAAATACCAGTTATAAATTTGAAATACAAGTTTGTATGGTAACATAAATACAGTTTATGATATCTATGGTTTCTTATTCACAAATAGGAATATGTAAAGTAGAAAGTATCTAATCATACGGAACTATACATACTCCTATTTGTAATCTCTATCTATAGTCACTTTTACCCATCTGCATATTTGTTTACGACTTCTCCACTCCCTGTCATAATCCAGTTCAGATTCACATCATAGGTAATATGCATACTGAATAGAAAGAAGCAAGAGGGGAGGCTCTGGCCTTTCTCCAAGGTTGAGATATTACTTTGATTGATCCCCATTCGTCTGACAAATTTCCGCTGAGAAAGTCCTGTTATTTCAGTCCGTACATAATGTATGCGTTGTCCTATTTCCTTTAAGTTCATCGTAAGTTAGATTTAGTGTGATACATGTTTTTGCGGTTTATTCACCGCACGATCTGTTTTGCGGTAAACTCAGCGCATGGGAAGTTTTGTGATTAATTTCACTTACTGCCCATGTGAGAGAAATTTTGCGGTTAATTCCGATCACGAAACGTTTTGCGTGGAATAAACCGCAGTTTTTTGTTTTGCGTTGAGTTTACCGCAAGATTACGGCTGCGGTTTGTTTACCGCATGTCAGCGGATTATCGGAGTCGGAGGCCAAACTTATGTTGGTCTATTATCCATTTATCCAGCACCGTAAATGCTAGCCTGAACGCGGCTGTTTCCGCATCGTATCGGGTAGAGTAGTCATGGTTGCAGATGAGCTCTTCCGGATCAGTAAGTTGATAGTTGATATTGGCATCTTGCAGGATCTGGAAGGTGTACACCGCTTGTTTGTCTTTGAGAGTACCTGCTACATTGATCACTAAACCTTTGGACTGGAAGAAGTCGTAAAGCATGTTTGAGTAGCGTTTGTTTCTTCCGGATAGTGCCAGCTTGATAGATGATTTATTAGGGTCGGGATGTTGTATACCCCAACCCGGAAAGTGCAGGCAAGACACGTTGTAACTGTGAGTCACTTTGCGCCAGAATGTGGTAGATTCCTTGTGGCTTTCTTCATATTGTTCGTAAGCGTTCATGTCGAAATTCATATGTGTAATAGATTTATAGTGAATAATGTTAAAGTGAAAGATGTTAACTCGAATAGCGGTGTTGTGTCCAGTGGATGATCTTACCAAAGAAGTTCTCAGAGTCTGTCAGAAACCAGTTATAAAACTCAGCTTGGCTAAGTCCGTCATTATGGGCTAGTAGTCTGGCTTCTTCACTGGTAAGCAGCTTCCAGTTTTGACCGTCCTGGCTGACTGTGATTGTATAGCCTACCTTGTGTTGAGCTGAGCGGATAATAGCTATGTATTCAATGCCATCACATAACCCTTTGTTGAAGGTATAGGGCTTGCTTTTTACATTCCTTGGATTACCTAACCAAAAGTCAATGGTACGTCCGGACTTCCAGCGGTTGTGTAAGGCCCCCAAAAATTCGGACAGGGATCAAATCAAAAAATGTACTAGATTTATTAACCGATTTCTCTTGTCCTTATGAAAAAGACTACCACTGCAGAGCCATTTACCGAACCACAAATTATTAAGATACTTTAAGAGGCAGAAGCCGGAAAAGCTATACCTGATCTTTGTCGAGAACATGGTATTCATGAGTCGATTTAATATAACCGGAGTGTGCTATGAACTTTTGTTTTGTTAAAGTCAAAAGATTCTGCATAAAAGATGGAAGAAGGCCTTCCGAAATCGGTTTACAGGAACTGGCCTCAAACCGGTGTATGCGGCTTTAATTAAGAGTTAAGGTCGTGAGCAATACAAGAAACGGTAGTTTTAACTACCAGGTAACTGTACAGAAGGTGACTGCAAAGGAACCATTGATGAGGTGTCGAAATAGTAGAGATGATGTCAAAACCTATTACTCCAGTTTGGTAGGGATTAGTCTAAGAAGAACCTGTTTACGTTTACTGCTTAGACGGCATCCGGTATGCAGGTGGCGAGACCTATATATGGGCTTTAACAAGGAACCTAGGAACCTGTCTGATGTTAGTTAGCTAGACTTCCTACTGTGCAGTAGTGGTTAATCAAAGGAGAAACTCAACCGTTTATTAATTTTTCTAACTTTTCTGTCCAAACTTTGGGGTACACTTCACAGTTGTATTTACAGTCCCTTGCTTCCAGTGTAACATTACAAATTTGGTCTTAACAATATCTAATAATTTTTTCCCACTCGAATGAATATAGACTAATACTTTGTTTACCACTTCATCTTTAACAAAATAGACACGTTCACCTTTCAAATTCTGTATTATTTCTTCTTTATTTTGCACAAATACAAATTCGTTAAATTGTAAAAATCTTTGCATCAGCGTATTTTGGCTTCCTATTTCTGCGAAGAGATAAGGTAAATCTTGTTGCATATAATTTACCATTCCCCTTGCAACTCCAAACTTACGATAGTCTTTTAGCACGGCTAATGCAGAAATCTTTCCTGAAACACTATATAATGCACAACCACAGTATAATTTTGACTCACTTGAAGGTATAAAGGAAAGTAAAACTATATGGTTTCTTAAATTCAGTTTGTACATATAGTAACTATCTCCATAATAGAATTCTTCATAGCAGCTCTTCAATATTAGTAGTAGATCTTTTACATGAGACATAAAATTAATATGATCCTCTTCTGCACTTAAATCATATCTTATAATATTAAAGATTGCCATTACACGAATTATTTTATATATCTTTGTTTATGTACTTACTAGTTTGGCATAATTTTTTCAAATTCTCAATTTCTTGATTACAGAAATCTTTTAAATTTTCGGCATCCAAATTTAAATCAACAACAAAAAAGGGTGCAGTATACGATTTGGCATCATTTCTAAACATTTCATTAATCTGGAAATAGATAAATCTATCAAACTTTTGAAATGTATAAGGAAATAGCTTTGGACTTTTATATATAGTTATCCTTTCATAGGCTTCAGTGTTTTTCGCAAGTGAACGAAGAGCATTTAGAGAGTCATTTATTTTTCTTTTTATTGTACTCTCATCATATTTAATTATACTTGAAATATCTCTTATTAGCTGTTGGTTATCCACATCTGGAAGAAAAAATAAAATTCTACTTTTATCATTATTTTTTAAGAATTTCTGTAAATGTTTATAGTGGTCATTAATCCATCTAGGTGAATAAAACGTTACAAAAACAATTTCATCCGAAGCTAATTCAACTTTACTTATCCATTCAACCTGATCTAAGTTCTGATAGCCTCCAACTAGCCATGGGGGAGTTTTTATTAGTTCGCGCTCTAGGTTAGTAACTAGATTAGTGATATGATTTATTTGATTAATAATTCTAGAATTTATAAATGTTGTATTTGTATTTTGAGCTTTTTCTTTATCTCCTTTGAGCATATACAGAAGATACCACTCTACTGCCAAGGCTATAATTAATGATGCAATAAATTCAGGTAGGATTTGCTTTATTAACTCAAAGGAGTTCCTCTCATAAGAATAAAAATATGCACCTAGAGTTAAAGCTATTATTAATAAAACGACAAATCCTCTACTGAGTCTTTGGTTGCTTATCCTTTGGTTTATTTGTTTTCTCTCCTGTTCTTGTTGTGTGTGCTCTTGAATTGTATTCATAATATGATATAAAAATTTATTTGAGTATGTAAGTTTATAATGAACTAATTGTAAATTTTAAATAACAATAATTTTGGAGGCCCATTTTAATACTACTTACCTACATTTATAAGAAACTGCACTAAGAACTAGAAAGAGAATAAAACTATCAATACCTCATTTGGGGTATTTTTATTTACTTCCTCACCATCAGATACCCCAACTCGGGATTAGCGAGAATCCGTTCTATCTCTGAATATATAATCCATTGCACATCCTTTTTGACTTGTTGATAGTTCTGGTGAATCATATGATTATCCAACTTCCGAATGAAAGGAATCTCATTATAGCTCTCTTCCTCTTTTTTCAAGGCTTTATGATCATTTAAAATCTGGCAGTAAAATGCCTTTAGATCAATTTTACAATCAGGACTATCGGCTACCATACCCATAAACTCTCCACTGGAGAGAGCTGCAATCTTAGAGGCAGGGACAGCAGATTCCAATTGCATCGAACGAGTGATACTGGTATCGTTGCTGTTGATGGAAAGGCTTTCTCGCTCTTGCATGATGCGGCCGATGCGTTCGGAGAGTTGTTTGGCGGTGTCTCCTGTTACTTGGCCGGAGATGATGTTTCCGACAATATTCATGATTACGTCAGCTTGCTCTTTACCATAATCCTTGCGGAGCTGGCTAAAGTCCTGAATGCCCAGGCAGGTGGCTACTTTGTTGCTGCGGGCAGTGGCAATTAGGCTGTCCATATTATTTAAGTAGATAGTTGGAAATTCGTCGAAGATTAGGCTAGATTTTCGTTTTCCTTTTTTATTGACCTGCTTGATTAATCGGTTAACATATAGTGATAGAACGGCTCCATATGTCTGAATCTTTTGAGGGTTGTTGCCCATGCAGACGATCTTAGGTTCGTCCGGATTATTGATATCCAGTGTAAAGTCGTTGCCAGATAGAACATAATATAACTGTGGAGAGGCAAGGCGGGCCATCGCGATTTTGGCTGCAGCAATCTGGCCTTCGAGTTGCTCCATTACATCATTTAGATAGGCATTGACGAAGGGATTGATCAGTACTTCTATTTCTTTTTCGGTTCGTAAAACCGTAAATAAGCTATCATAATCTACTTGCATCAGTTCGATTACATGTGGTAAAGTACAGTACTCTCCTCCCCTATACTTTCGCAGATACCAGATAATGGCTGTTAGAAAGTTAATGGGTGATTCCACAAAGAAGTCGCCTTGGCGTTTGATCCATTCCCGGTTAAGACCAAGCAATATGGTGCGCGCAGACTCGGCGGCATCGGTTATATCTTCCATGCTTTGAGGTTCTAATGGATTACAACGATGCATGATATTATCAAAGTTGATAAAGTAGCATTTGGTATTAGAAGGATAGACATGTTTGTATTTCTCGAAGGTGTTATATACAATCTTTGACAGATCATCGTACTTAAAGTCATATACAAACATGGAGAACCCTTTTTGGATGTGTTGGGTAATTACGTGGCGGATTACAAAGTAGGATTTACCTGCTCCTGGTGTACCTAATACCAATAGGGAACGAAAGGGATTGATGATGTTGATCCAGCTTTTTCGGATCTTATTCTTGAGTCGATATTGAGCTGGGAGATTAATGGAATATTCATTTTCTAGCAGTCGTTCTTCTTGTGGGAAGGTTTCATTTTCACTATTAAAAATGTCTTTGTGATTGAGCTTTCGTTGGATGATTCGGTAGAGCAGAGTGCCACCTGTGAGTATAAGCAAGAAGCCTAAACTAGTCAGTCCTATATATAGGATTGATAATAGGGTATTTTCTATTTTCACCAGCAAAAACAGGTAACTTAAAAAATAGAGAAGCATACCTGTAACCAGATAGGCGAACGCTGTTTTATGGTTTAATTTTTCGTCTTTACGCCCTTTCGCTCCTAGTAGTGAGATCAAAAGAAAGCCTAGGACAATGAGTTTAGAATAGTGGAAATTACTAAATATTCCTGTTCGGACAATGTTCTCCAACAAACGGTCAGTAAACGCTGAAGTTAACTTCCATTCTACAAAAGCATAGAAGCAGTAATAATAGAAATGAAATACCAGGATAGTGATTCCTATTAGACGGGTCATATCCAGAATTTTTCTCAATGCCTGTTCATTTTCTCCGGTTTGCATAGTGATAGTAGTTACGATAGTAGTTACGATGAATGCTGATTACGATTTGTTCTCCGTTTTCTTTTTCGACCTCTCTTTTTCAAATCTTGAGGTACCTGTTCAGCAGTTTGTTCTAGTTGTAGTAAGGTTGTCAGAACAGTATGTGTCATAGACTGCTCAGTTGATTGAACAGGTACTGGTGACTGAGGAAGTTCAGAAGATTGTGGAGTATTTTTTGAAGGCTTATCTGATAGAGTATTGTTTTTGTTTACTATGGAATGAGATTGCGATTTGATAGTTGGTTCGAAATGAGAAGTATCTTTCTGTTCAATGGTTTGTTTACAACGTTCTGCAATTGATCTGGCACTGTAAGTCTTGCCTAATGCACTGCCCTTACATACACATCGGGTTTGATGATCGACATAGGTAATTCCGTAAAGTAGCCCTTGTGCATTTTGCTGTAGTACAACAGCAATTCCTTCTTTTGCCAGGGCTTTTACCAGTTCAGAGAGTGTTATGTTAGCAGGTGTTCTTAAAGCTAAATCAATGGCATTTCGTATCCGATTTTGATAGGGCTTTCGAGTTGTCTGATTGATTGTGAAGCGAGTTTCCAGAAAGGCGAGTGTAGGCTTGTTATGGAAATCGCTGGCCTTAATAGGCACACCTACTTTTTCTCCATTCTCATTTAAAAGTCGGTAAACGAGTCCATTGGTTTGATAAACTCTTGACTCTTCACTTCCTCTATCAGCCAGGATATTGTATTGCTTTAAAACTGCATTTAGTTCTGGCAAAGAAGTATAATTATAGTTGTTCAACACAAAATCCAGTATGGTAGAAATGGCTTTTTTTGTTTCGCTTTTTCCATACTGAACCTTCTGCACATTCACTGGCAGGAGCTTGTTTGCCGGCTTCTGTTTATTACCGCTAGCCTGTACTAATCCAAATGTTTTTTCGATCTCTTTTCGTGCTTTTTCGGACTGGTTTCTCCCAATGTTTTGCATATCAATTCGGCTGCCATCTGAACGGACTTTGATGCTCACAATATGAATATGTGGATGAGCAGCATCCAGGTGTTCGTAAACCAGATAAGGCTGGCTTCCAAAGCCAATTTTGTCCATATAGGTCTCGGCTATTTCTTGTAACTGTTCATGAGAGAGTTTTTCTGAAGGATCAAAATTTAGGGATATATGTACACTATTTCTGGTTACATTTTCATTTAAAGCAACCTGGTTTAGTAACCGATTAAGCTTTTGAGAGATACTCAATTCGTCTATCTCTCTAGGGTAATTAACGGCTGCGATACAATGAGCAACCCCCTCCTTAACCTTGTTCTCATTGTAGTTCACAATGCGATGAATAGAGGCACTGGTTTTGATTACAGCAACCATTGGTCAGAGAGTTGATTGATGCGATTTTTGATCTGATCTACTTTACCAAACAGTAACTTTTTTTCTACTTCAAAGCTTATCAGCCAGTCTCTGTATTCGGTTATTTTGCTTAGGCTATTTAGCTTCTTAACGGCCTGATTAAAGTTATTTCCAATTAGGTTAAGCTCCTTTCTCAGCTGGATCATTTCTGCCATAAAATCATCCAAAGACTGGTTTCGATAAAGGATTCTCACAGGCTTTCCAAGCAGAATCTTCCGGCTGTACTCACTTAGTTTACGGCAGGTAGTCTTAGCATAATTACCCTGCAATT includes:
- a CDS encoding COR domain-containing protein translates to MDLSIEEKIQKAKEKKSTTLDLGFKDLNHLVLPELPYLRSLNVCGNRLKDLSFLEKTPKLFSLDISDNKLNRLILPELPSLVSLNLSANHLDKLILPQLPKLSSLNISRNQFRKLTLPELPKLISLDLSDNHLSQLALPKLPSLTSLNVSENLLIRLVLSELPKLASLNVSGNQLNQLILSKLKNLISLNVSANQLEQLILPELPKLSFLDLSDNRLEQLALSKLPSLTSLNVSENLLIRLVLSELPKLASLNVSGNQLNQLILPELLNLASLEISNNQLNHLTLPELPSLVSLEISNNQLSHLTLPELPSLVSLEISNNQLSQLILPQLSNLTYIDVSDNRISNLSFINTLPRLQILYFDNNPIHTPPLEIISQGLHAIKDYFESGQLIQFYEAKIILLGNGEVGKTTIRENLARYGNWPFYGAPEQQRTILLDISPWNLKIQNQIMPNSSAKSEIFFQFNIWDFGGQGPHRVIQQFFCSRTSLYLYVTSPDDKEINQKDDYIGLAYWVPFITSFGYTPANGHNPEHKSPILCIYNKSDSIPSHLNKKVVIGNIIEEAQKYNLNIVDGMLLECTNRDDIDELVEQIQKLIPRISYDIFTRRFSKNWLAVKTTLESLPDDYISLNQYKSIFAANNTYNNLQTDQLESQAMTWLNVLNTIGSVIHFENLQGLHDIIILKPEWVRKAACNVLDYQRAKNNYGKIEKEDFVKIWPSSEFKKSDRKKLIELMRAFELCYETTDEYGNSIYFIPELFPNIHPNTFEEFKNITKTPPLQFEFKFNPFMPAGVLHKIIVRNHFDIFRNCKWRKGVVLEDHNGNYIFIEEDWENRKLKVNVSGYNPESLYLRIYSEVKNINRTLKETKFLHELDFTVSVMHNFKWYELRDLHDLNFTEYKKFKA
- a CDS encoding helix-turn-helix transcriptional regulator, whose protein sequence is MNLKEIGQRIHYVRTEITGLSQRKFVRRMGINQSNISTLEKGQSLPSCFFLFSMHITYDVNLNWIMTGSGEVVNKYADG
- a CDS encoding OST5 family protein, whose protein sequence is MNTIQEHTQQEQERKQINQRISNQRLSRGFVVLLIIALTLGAYFYSYERNSFELIKQILPEFIASLIIALAVEWYLLYMLKGDKEKAQNTNTTFINSRIINQINHITNLVTNLERELIKTPPWLVGGYQNLDQVEWISKVELASDEIVFVTFYSPRWINDHYKHLQKFLKNNDKSRILFFLPDVDNQQLIRDISSIIKYDESTIKRKINDSLNALRSLAKNTEAYERITIYKSPKLFPYTFQKFDRFIYFQINEMFRNDAKSYTAPFFVVDLNLDAENLKDFCNQEIENLKKLCQTSKYINKDI
- the mobC gene encoding conjugal transfer protein MobC → MQTGENEQALRKILDMTRLIGITILVFHFYYYCFYAFVEWKLTSAFTDRLLENIVRTGIFSNFHYSKLIVLGFLLISLLGAKGRKDEKLNHKTAFAYLVTGMLLYFLSYLFLLVKIENTLLSILYIGLTSLGFLLILTGGTLLYRIIQRKLNHKDIFNSENETFPQEERLLENEYSINLPAQYRLKNKIRKSWINIINPFRSLLVLGTPGAGKSYFVIRHVITQHIQKGFSMFVYDFKYDDLSKIVYNTFEKYKHVYPSNTKCYFINFDNIMHRCNPLEPQSMEDITDAAESARTILLGLNREWIKRQGDFFVESPINFLTAIIWYLRKYRGGEYCTLPHVIELMQVDYDSLFTVLRTEKEIEVLINPFVNAYLNDVMEQLEGQIAAAKIAMARLASPQLYYVLSGNDFTLDINNPDEPKIVCMGNNPQKIQTYGAVLSLYVNRLIKQVNKKGKRKSSLIFDEFPTIYLNNMDSLIATARSNKVATCLGIQDFSQLRKDYGKEQADVIMNIVGNIISGQVTGDTAKQLSERIGRIMQERESLSINSNDTSITRSMQLESAVPASKIAALSSGEFMGMVADSPDCKIDLKAFYCQILNDHKALKKEEESYNEIPFIRKLDNHMIHQNYQQVKKDVQWIIYSEIERILANPELGYLMVRK
- a CDS encoding relaxase/mobilization nuclease domain-containing protein, which gives rise to MVAVIKTSASIHRIVNYNENKVKEGVAHCIAAVNYPREIDELSISQKLNRLLNQVALNENVTRNSVHISLNFDPSEKLSHEQLQEIAETYMDKIGFGSQPYLVYEHLDAAHPHIHIVSIKVRSDGSRIDMQNIGRNQSEKARKEIEKTFGLVQASGNKQKPANKLLPVNVQKVQYGKSETKKAISTILDFVLNNYNYTSLPELNAVLKQYNILADRGSEESRVYQTNGLVYRLLNENGEKVGVPIKASDFHNKPTLAFLETRFTINQTTRKPYQNRIRNAIDLALRTPANITLSELVKALAKEGIAVVLQQNAQGLLYGITYVDHQTRCVCKGSALGKTYSARSIAERCKQTIEQKDTSHFEPTIKSQSHSIVNKNNTLSDKPSKNTPQSSELPQSPVPVQSTEQSMTHTVLTTLLQLEQTAEQVPQDLKKRGRKRKRRTNRNQHSS
- a CDS encoding plasmid mobilization protein, producing MSNGKENRNKWLHVRLSLEEYNQLQGNYAKTTCRKLSEYSRKILLGKPVRILYRNQSLDDFMAEMIQLRKELNLIGNNFNQAVKKLNSLSKITEYRDWLISFEVEKKLLFGKVDQIKNRINQLSDQWLL